In one window of Methanoculleus chikugoensis DNA:
- a CDS encoding prephenate dehydrogenase/arogenate dehydrogenase family protein yields MLAGIIGGTGQMGRFFAGVFEAAGWETIVSGTKTSLTNRDVVEMADLVMVSVPIRATVGVILEVIPFLSEEQVFCDLTSLKVEPVRAMLASRAEVIGLHPMFGPGATSLRGQTIVATPARCRPETLEGLLSVFRDQGAAITLSTPEDHDRMMAVIQGLTHFGTLAKAEAIRRTGADVGETLAFTSPVYRIEMGLVGRLLAQDAGLYGDILQMNPAVPEVLGRFEEAVRTLREIIESRDDERFRAFFAENAGHYASYLAAATEETDDLINHVVSR; encoded by the coding sequence CCGGGGTCTTCGAGGCCGCCGGGTGGGAGACGATCGTCTCCGGGACGAAGACCTCCCTCACCAACCGGGATGTCGTGGAGATGGCAGATCTCGTCATGGTATCGGTCCCCATCCGCGCCACTGTCGGGGTGATCCTCGAGGTCATTCCGTTCCTCTCGGAAGAGCAGGTCTTCTGCGACCTCACCTCCCTCAAGGTCGAACCCGTCCGGGCGATGCTCGCCTCCCGTGCGGAGGTGATCGGGCTTCACCCGATGTTCGGGCCGGGCGCCACATCGCTCCGGGGCCAGACGATCGTCGCGACCCCGGCCCGGTGCCGCCCGGAGACCCTTGAAGGGCTCCTCTCCGTCTTCCGCGACCAGGGAGCGGCGATCACCCTCTCGACACCGGAAGACCACGACCGGATGATGGCGGTGATCCAGGGGCTCACCCACTTCGGAACGCTTGCAAAGGCGGAGGCGATCCGCCGGACCGGCGCCGACGTCGGAGAGACCCTCGCGTTCACGAGCCCGGTCTACCGGATCGAGATGGGCCTCGTCGGACGACTCCTCGCTCAGGATGCGGGGCTCTACGGCGACATCCTCCAGATGAACCCGGCCGTGCCGGAGGTGCTCGGCAGGTTCGAGGAGGCTGTCCGGACGCTCCGCGAGATCATCGAGTCCCGGGATGACGAACGGTTCAGGGCGTTTTTTGCCGAGAATGCCGGACACTACGCCTCGTATCTCGCGGCGGCGACGGAAGAGACGGACGACCTCATCAACCACGTGGTGAGCCGATGA